A genomic stretch from Falco naumanni isolate bFalNau1 chromosome 4, bFalNau1.pat, whole genome shotgun sequence includes:
- the PIP5K1C gene encoding phosphatidylinositol 4-phosphate 5-kinase type-1 gamma isoform X11: MELEVPEEAEGSAVAGAGAITPEAGVGGLDAAGGLAPKKAAITEGPSLPGQPGQGKKIGHRGVDASGETTYKKTTSSTLKGAIQLGIGYTVGNLSSKPERDVLMQDFYVVESIFFPSEGSNLTPAHHYADFRFKTYAPVAFRYFRELFGIRPDDYLYSLCNEPLIELSNPGASGSLFYVTSDDEFIIKTVMHKEAEFLQKLLPGYYMNLNQNPRTLLPKFYGLYCVQSGGKNIRVVVMNNILPRVVKMHLKFDLKGSTYKRRASKKEKEKSSPTYKDLDFIQDMPEGLMLDADTFSALVKTLQRDCLVLESFKIMDYSLLLGVHNIDQQERERQSEGAHSTSDEKRPVGQKALYSTAMESIQGGAARGESIDTDDTMGGIPAVNGKGERLLLHVGIIDILQSYRFIKKLEHTWKALVHDGDTVSVHRPSFYAERFFKFMTNTVFRKNSSLKSSPSKKGRSALLAVKTAGPTAAFSASQLPSEKDDTQYDLRAARSYPTLDDEGAKLNQDRGEAGRPDLLPCTPPSFEEATTASIATTLSSTSLSVPERSPSETSEQPRYRRRTHSSGQDGRSHEEVRVEEELQQISVELEPKCDVEIVAPEDDKEEAASSACAIVTSTATVEVETASQASEPASQASDEDDVPVTDIYFADALGDAVAI; this comes from the exons GTCTGGCACCAAAGAAGGCAGCCATCACCGAG GGACCATCGTTACCAGGACAGCCTGGCCAAGGAAAGAAGATAGGTCATCGGGGTGTTGATGCTTCTGGTGAAACCACCTACAAAAAG ACCACCTCATCTACTCTGAAGGGCGCCATCCAGCTAGGGATTGGATATACCGTCGGCAATCTGAGCTCCAAACCAGAGAGAGATGTCCTGATGCAGGACTTCTACGTGGTGgagagcatttttttcccaag CGAAGGAAGTAACCTCACCCCGGCTCACCATTATGCTGACTTCAGGTTCAAGACCTATGCACCGGTGGCTTTTCGGTACTTCCGAGAACTCTTTGGGATTCGTCCAGACGATTATTTG tACTCATTATGTAATGAGCCTCTGATAGAGCTGTCAAACCCTGGTGCCAGTGGTTCCCTCTTCTATGTCACCAGCGATGATGAATTCATCATAAAAACTGTGATGCACAAGGAGGCTGAATTCCTACAGAAGCTCCTTCCTGGCTACTACATG AATCTGAACCAGAACCCACGGACACTGCTGCCAAAGTTTTATGGACTGTACTGTGTGCAATCAGGGGGCAAAAACATCCGTGTGGTTGTGATGAACAACATTCTGCCTCGCGTGGTGAAAATGCACCTGAAATTCGACCTGAAAGGCTCAACCTATAAACGCCGGGCAtccaagaaggaaaaagaaaagtccaGCCCTACGTACAAGGATCTAGATTTCATACAAGACATGCCCGAGGGCCTGATGTTGGATGCAGACACCTTCAGTGCGTTGGTGAAAACGTTGCAACGAGACTGTCTG GTGttggaaagttttaaaatcatGGACTACAGCCTCCTGCTTGGGGTTCATAACATAGACCAGCAAGAACGGGAGCGGCAGTCTGAGGGAGCCCACAGCACGTCTGATGAGAAGCGTCCTGTGGGGCAGAAGGCACTTTACTCCACGGCCATGGAGTCCATCCAGGgtggggctgcccggggggagTCCATAGACACAGACGACAC GATGGGAGGGATCCCAGCAGTGAACGGCAAAGGAGAGCGTCTCCTGCTGCACGTAGGAATCATAGATATCCTTCAGTCGTACAG GTTCATCAAGAAGCTAGAACATACCTGGAAGGCCCTGGTCCATGACGGG GACACGGTGTCAGTACACAGACCCAGCTTTTATGCAGAGAGGTTCTTCAAATTCATGACCAACACAGTGTTTCGAAAGAATTCCT CTCTGAAGTCGTCTCCCTCCAAGAAAGGGCGCAGTGCCTTGCTAGCTGTCAAGACGGCTGGTCccacagctgcattttcagctAGCCAGCTTCCCTCCGAAAAGGACGATACGCAGTATGATCTTCGTGCGGCCAGGAGTTACCCCACGCTGGATGACGAAG gtGCTAAACTTAACCAGGACAGGGGAGAAG CAGGCAGGCCAGACCTGCTACCCTGCACACCTCCTTCCTTTGAAGAAGCTACCACAGCCTCCATAGCCACAACACTATCTTCGACATCCCTCTCTGTTCCCGAGCGATCCCCTTCGGAGACCTCTGAGCAGCCCAGGTACAG gaGGCGCACACACTCCTCAGGGCAGGATGGCAG GTCACACGAGGAGGTGCGGGTTGAGGAGGAGCTTCAGCAGATCAGTGTCGAGCTGGAGCCCAAGTGTGACGTTGAGATCGTAGCTCCTGAAGATGACAAAGA AGAGGCGGCTTCTTCAGCCTGTGCCATCGTAACATCCACAGCTACAGTGGAGGTGGAGACAGCCAGCCAGGCCTCCGAACCAGCCAGCCAGGCCTCGGATGAAGATGACGTGCCAGTCACAGACATATACTTT gcAGATGCACTAGGTGATGCAGTGGCAATCTAG
- the PIP5K1C gene encoding phosphatidylinositol 4-phosphate 5-kinase type-1 gamma isoform X2 — MELEVPEEAEGSAVAGAGAITPEAGVGGLDAAGGLAPKKAAITEGPSLPGQPGQGKKIGHRGVDASGETTYKKTTSSTLKGAIQLGIGYTVGNLSSKPERDVLMQDFYVVESIFFPSEGSNLTPAHHYADFRFKTYAPVAFRYFRELFGIRPDDYLYSLCNEPLIELSNPGASGSLFYVTSDDEFIIKTVMHKEAEFLQKLLPGYYMNLNQNPRTLLPKFYGLYCVQSGGKNIRVVVMNNILPRVVKMHLKFDLKGSTYKRRASKKEKEKSSPTYKDLDFIQDMPEGLMLDADTFSALVKTLQRDCLVLESFKIMDYSLLLGVHNIDQQERERQSEGAHSTSDEKRPVGQKALYSTAMESIQGGAARGESIDTDDTMGGIPAVNGKGERLLLHVGIIDILQSYRFIKKLEHTWKALVHDGDTVSVHRPSFYAERFFKFMTNTVFRKNSSLKSSPSKKGRSALLAVKTAGPTAAFSASQLPSEKDDTQYDLRAARSYPTLDDEGAKLNQDRGEGRPDLLPCTPPSFEEATTASIATTLSSTSLSVPERSPSETSEQPRYRRRTHSSGQDGSLRAVLLVSRSHEEVRVEEELQQISVELEPKCDVEIVAPEDDKEEAASSACAIVTSTATVEVETASQASEPASQASDEDDVPVTDIYFFTDGRYWIYSPRQRRLRSTSLSSGIPTDERSWVYSPLHYSAQLHSVSDEESDT; from the exons GTCTGGCACCAAAGAAGGCAGCCATCACCGAG GGACCATCGTTACCAGGACAGCCTGGCCAAGGAAAGAAGATAGGTCATCGGGGTGTTGATGCTTCTGGTGAAACCACCTACAAAAAG ACCACCTCATCTACTCTGAAGGGCGCCATCCAGCTAGGGATTGGATATACCGTCGGCAATCTGAGCTCCAAACCAGAGAGAGATGTCCTGATGCAGGACTTCTACGTGGTGgagagcatttttttcccaag CGAAGGAAGTAACCTCACCCCGGCTCACCATTATGCTGACTTCAGGTTCAAGACCTATGCACCGGTGGCTTTTCGGTACTTCCGAGAACTCTTTGGGATTCGTCCAGACGATTATTTG tACTCATTATGTAATGAGCCTCTGATAGAGCTGTCAAACCCTGGTGCCAGTGGTTCCCTCTTCTATGTCACCAGCGATGATGAATTCATCATAAAAACTGTGATGCACAAGGAGGCTGAATTCCTACAGAAGCTCCTTCCTGGCTACTACATG AATCTGAACCAGAACCCACGGACACTGCTGCCAAAGTTTTATGGACTGTACTGTGTGCAATCAGGGGGCAAAAACATCCGTGTGGTTGTGATGAACAACATTCTGCCTCGCGTGGTGAAAATGCACCTGAAATTCGACCTGAAAGGCTCAACCTATAAACGCCGGGCAtccaagaaggaaaaagaaaagtccaGCCCTACGTACAAGGATCTAGATTTCATACAAGACATGCCCGAGGGCCTGATGTTGGATGCAGACACCTTCAGTGCGTTGGTGAAAACGTTGCAACGAGACTGTCTG GTGttggaaagttttaaaatcatGGACTACAGCCTCCTGCTTGGGGTTCATAACATAGACCAGCAAGAACGGGAGCGGCAGTCTGAGGGAGCCCACAGCACGTCTGATGAGAAGCGTCCTGTGGGGCAGAAGGCACTTTACTCCACGGCCATGGAGTCCATCCAGGgtggggctgcccggggggagTCCATAGACACAGACGACAC GATGGGAGGGATCCCAGCAGTGAACGGCAAAGGAGAGCGTCTCCTGCTGCACGTAGGAATCATAGATATCCTTCAGTCGTACAG GTTCATCAAGAAGCTAGAACATACCTGGAAGGCCCTGGTCCATGACGGG GACACGGTGTCAGTACACAGACCCAGCTTTTATGCAGAGAGGTTCTTCAAATTCATGACCAACACAGTGTTTCGAAAGAATTCCT CTCTGAAGTCGTCTCCCTCCAAGAAAGGGCGCAGTGCCTTGCTAGCTGTCAAGACGGCTGGTCccacagctgcattttcagctAGCCAGCTTCCCTCCGAAAAGGACGATACGCAGTATGATCTTCGTGCGGCCAGGAGTTACCCCACGCTGGATGACGAAG gtGCTAAACTTAACCAGGACAGGGGAGAAG GCAGGCCAGACCTGCTACCCTGCACACCTCCTTCCTTTGAAGAAGCTACCACAGCCTCCATAGCCACAACACTATCTTCGACATCCCTCTCTGTTCCCGAGCGATCCCCTTCGGAGACCTCTGAGCAGCCCAGGTACAG gaGGCGCACACACTCCTCAGGGCAGGATGGCAG CCTTCGGGCTGTTCTTTTGGTTTCCAGGTCACACGAGGAGGTGCGGGTTGAGGAGGAGCTTCAGCAGATCAGTGTCGAGCTGGAGCCCAAGTGTGACGTTGAGATCGTAGCTCCTGAAGATGACAAAGA AGAGGCGGCTTCTTCAGCCTGTGCCATCGTAACATCCACAGCTACAGTGGAGGTGGAGACAGCCAGCCAGGCCTCCGAACCAGCCAGCCAGGCCTCGGATGAAGATGACGTGCCAGTCACAGACATATACTTT TTCACAGATGGGAGGTACTGGATTTACTCTCCCCGCCAGCGCAGACTCCGAAGCACCTCGCTTTCCTCGGGGATT CCGACAGACGAGAGGAGTTGGGTTTACTCCCCACTCCACTATAGCGCTCAGCTCCACTCTGTCTCCGATGAGGAGAGCGATACA TAA
- the PIP5K1C gene encoding phosphatidylinositol 4-phosphate 5-kinase type-1 gamma isoform X9: MELEVPEEAEGSAVAGAGAITPEAGVGGLDAAGGLAPKKAAITEGPSLPGQPGQGKKIGHRGVDASGETTYKKTTSSTLKGAIQLGIGYTVGNLSSKPERDVLMQDFYVVESIFFPSEGSNLTPAHHYADFRFKTYAPVAFRYFRELFGIRPDDYLYSLCNEPLIELSNPGASGSLFYVTSDDEFIIKTVMHKEAEFLQKLLPGYYMNLNQNPRTLLPKFYGLYCVQSGGKNIRVVVMNNILPRVVKMHLKFDLKGSTYKRRASKKEKEKSSPTYKDLDFIQDMPEGLMLDADTFSALVKTLQRDCLVLESFKIMDYSLLLGVHNIDQQERERQSEGAHSTSDEKRPVGQKALYSTAMESIQGGAARGESIDTDDTMGGIPAVNGKGERLLLHVGIIDILQSYRFIKKLEHTWKALVHDGDTVSVHRPSFYAERFFKFMTNTVFRKNSSLKSSPSKKGRSALLAVKTAGPTAAFSASQLPSEKDDTQYDLRAARSYPTLDDEGAKLNQDRGEAGRPDLLPCTPPSFEEATTASIATTLSSTSLSVPERSPSETSEQPRYRRRTHSSGQDGSLRAVLLVSRSHEEVRVEEELQQISVELEPKCDVEIVAPEDDKEEAASSACAIVTSTATVEVETASQASEPASQASDEDDVPVTDIYFADALGDAVAI; this comes from the exons GTCTGGCACCAAAGAAGGCAGCCATCACCGAG GGACCATCGTTACCAGGACAGCCTGGCCAAGGAAAGAAGATAGGTCATCGGGGTGTTGATGCTTCTGGTGAAACCACCTACAAAAAG ACCACCTCATCTACTCTGAAGGGCGCCATCCAGCTAGGGATTGGATATACCGTCGGCAATCTGAGCTCCAAACCAGAGAGAGATGTCCTGATGCAGGACTTCTACGTGGTGgagagcatttttttcccaag CGAAGGAAGTAACCTCACCCCGGCTCACCATTATGCTGACTTCAGGTTCAAGACCTATGCACCGGTGGCTTTTCGGTACTTCCGAGAACTCTTTGGGATTCGTCCAGACGATTATTTG tACTCATTATGTAATGAGCCTCTGATAGAGCTGTCAAACCCTGGTGCCAGTGGTTCCCTCTTCTATGTCACCAGCGATGATGAATTCATCATAAAAACTGTGATGCACAAGGAGGCTGAATTCCTACAGAAGCTCCTTCCTGGCTACTACATG AATCTGAACCAGAACCCACGGACACTGCTGCCAAAGTTTTATGGACTGTACTGTGTGCAATCAGGGGGCAAAAACATCCGTGTGGTTGTGATGAACAACATTCTGCCTCGCGTGGTGAAAATGCACCTGAAATTCGACCTGAAAGGCTCAACCTATAAACGCCGGGCAtccaagaaggaaaaagaaaagtccaGCCCTACGTACAAGGATCTAGATTTCATACAAGACATGCCCGAGGGCCTGATGTTGGATGCAGACACCTTCAGTGCGTTGGTGAAAACGTTGCAACGAGACTGTCTG GTGttggaaagttttaaaatcatGGACTACAGCCTCCTGCTTGGGGTTCATAACATAGACCAGCAAGAACGGGAGCGGCAGTCTGAGGGAGCCCACAGCACGTCTGATGAGAAGCGTCCTGTGGGGCAGAAGGCACTTTACTCCACGGCCATGGAGTCCATCCAGGgtggggctgcccggggggagTCCATAGACACAGACGACAC GATGGGAGGGATCCCAGCAGTGAACGGCAAAGGAGAGCGTCTCCTGCTGCACGTAGGAATCATAGATATCCTTCAGTCGTACAG GTTCATCAAGAAGCTAGAACATACCTGGAAGGCCCTGGTCCATGACGGG GACACGGTGTCAGTACACAGACCCAGCTTTTATGCAGAGAGGTTCTTCAAATTCATGACCAACACAGTGTTTCGAAAGAATTCCT CTCTGAAGTCGTCTCCCTCCAAGAAAGGGCGCAGTGCCTTGCTAGCTGTCAAGACGGCTGGTCccacagctgcattttcagctAGCCAGCTTCCCTCCGAAAAGGACGATACGCAGTATGATCTTCGTGCGGCCAGGAGTTACCCCACGCTGGATGACGAAG gtGCTAAACTTAACCAGGACAGGGGAGAAG CAGGCAGGCCAGACCTGCTACCCTGCACACCTCCTTCCTTTGAAGAAGCTACCACAGCCTCCATAGCCACAACACTATCTTCGACATCCCTCTCTGTTCCCGAGCGATCCCCTTCGGAGACCTCTGAGCAGCCCAGGTACAG gaGGCGCACACACTCCTCAGGGCAGGATGGCAG CCTTCGGGCTGTTCTTTTGGTTTCCAGGTCACACGAGGAGGTGCGGGTTGAGGAGGAGCTTCAGCAGATCAGTGTCGAGCTGGAGCCCAAGTGTGACGTTGAGATCGTAGCTCCTGAAGATGACAAAGA AGAGGCGGCTTCTTCAGCCTGTGCCATCGTAACATCCACAGCTACAGTGGAGGTGGAGACAGCCAGCCAGGCCTCCGAACCAGCCAGCCAGGCCTCGGATGAAGATGACGTGCCAGTCACAGACATATACTTT gcAGATGCACTAGGTGATGCAGTGGCAATCTAG
- the PIP5K1C gene encoding phosphatidylinositol 4-phosphate 5-kinase type-1 gamma isoform X13, with amino-acid sequence MELEVPEEAEGSAVAGAGAITPEAGVGGLDAAGGLAPKKAAITEGPSLPGQPGQGKKIGHRGVDASGETTYKKTTSSTLKGAIQLGIGYTVGNLSSKPERDVLMQDFYVVESIFFPSEGSNLTPAHHYADFRFKTYAPVAFRYFRELFGIRPDDYLYSLCNEPLIELSNPGASGSLFYVTSDDEFIIKTVMHKEAEFLQKLLPGYYMNLNQNPRTLLPKFYGLYCVQSGGKNIRVVVMNNILPRVVKMHLKFDLKGSTYKRRASKKEKEKSSPTYKDLDFIQDMPEGLMLDADTFSALVKTLQRDCLVLESFKIMDYSLLLGVHNIDQQERERQSEGAHSTSDEKRPVGQKALYSTAMESIQGGAARGESIDTDDTMGGIPAVNGKGERLLLHVGIIDILQSYRFIKKLEHTWKALVHDGDTVSVHRPSFYAERFFKFMTNTVFRKNSSLKSSPSKKGRSALLAVKTAGPTAAFSASQLPSEKDDTQYDLRAARSYPTLDDEGRPDLLPCTPPSFEEATTASIATTLSSTSLSVPERSPSETSEQPRYRRRTHSSGQDGRSHEEVRVEEELQQISVELEPKCDVEIVAPEDDKEEAASSACAIVTSTATVEVETASQASEPASQASDEDDVPVTDIYFADALGDAVAI; translated from the exons GTCTGGCACCAAAGAAGGCAGCCATCACCGAG GGACCATCGTTACCAGGACAGCCTGGCCAAGGAAAGAAGATAGGTCATCGGGGTGTTGATGCTTCTGGTGAAACCACCTACAAAAAG ACCACCTCATCTACTCTGAAGGGCGCCATCCAGCTAGGGATTGGATATACCGTCGGCAATCTGAGCTCCAAACCAGAGAGAGATGTCCTGATGCAGGACTTCTACGTGGTGgagagcatttttttcccaag CGAAGGAAGTAACCTCACCCCGGCTCACCATTATGCTGACTTCAGGTTCAAGACCTATGCACCGGTGGCTTTTCGGTACTTCCGAGAACTCTTTGGGATTCGTCCAGACGATTATTTG tACTCATTATGTAATGAGCCTCTGATAGAGCTGTCAAACCCTGGTGCCAGTGGTTCCCTCTTCTATGTCACCAGCGATGATGAATTCATCATAAAAACTGTGATGCACAAGGAGGCTGAATTCCTACAGAAGCTCCTTCCTGGCTACTACATG AATCTGAACCAGAACCCACGGACACTGCTGCCAAAGTTTTATGGACTGTACTGTGTGCAATCAGGGGGCAAAAACATCCGTGTGGTTGTGATGAACAACATTCTGCCTCGCGTGGTGAAAATGCACCTGAAATTCGACCTGAAAGGCTCAACCTATAAACGCCGGGCAtccaagaaggaaaaagaaaagtccaGCCCTACGTACAAGGATCTAGATTTCATACAAGACATGCCCGAGGGCCTGATGTTGGATGCAGACACCTTCAGTGCGTTGGTGAAAACGTTGCAACGAGACTGTCTG GTGttggaaagttttaaaatcatGGACTACAGCCTCCTGCTTGGGGTTCATAACATAGACCAGCAAGAACGGGAGCGGCAGTCTGAGGGAGCCCACAGCACGTCTGATGAGAAGCGTCCTGTGGGGCAGAAGGCACTTTACTCCACGGCCATGGAGTCCATCCAGGgtggggctgcccggggggagTCCATAGACACAGACGACAC GATGGGAGGGATCCCAGCAGTGAACGGCAAAGGAGAGCGTCTCCTGCTGCACGTAGGAATCATAGATATCCTTCAGTCGTACAG GTTCATCAAGAAGCTAGAACATACCTGGAAGGCCCTGGTCCATGACGGG GACACGGTGTCAGTACACAGACCCAGCTTTTATGCAGAGAGGTTCTTCAAATTCATGACCAACACAGTGTTTCGAAAGAATTCCT CTCTGAAGTCGTCTCCCTCCAAGAAAGGGCGCAGTGCCTTGCTAGCTGTCAAGACGGCTGGTCccacagctgcattttcagctAGCCAGCTTCCCTCCGAAAAGGACGATACGCAGTATGATCTTCGTGCGGCCAGGAGTTACCCCACGCTGGATGACGAAG GCAGGCCAGACCTGCTACCCTGCACACCTCCTTCCTTTGAAGAAGCTACCACAGCCTCCATAGCCACAACACTATCTTCGACATCCCTCTCTGTTCCCGAGCGATCCCCTTCGGAGACCTCTGAGCAGCCCAGGTACAG gaGGCGCACACACTCCTCAGGGCAGGATGGCAG GTCACACGAGGAGGTGCGGGTTGAGGAGGAGCTTCAGCAGATCAGTGTCGAGCTGGAGCCCAAGTGTGACGTTGAGATCGTAGCTCCTGAAGATGACAAAGA AGAGGCGGCTTCTTCAGCCTGTGCCATCGTAACATCCACAGCTACAGTGGAGGTGGAGACAGCCAGCCAGGCCTCCGAACCAGCCAGCCAGGCCTCGGATGAAGATGACGTGCCAGTCACAGACATATACTTT gcAGATGCACTAGGTGATGCAGTGGCAATCTAG